The window GAGCGCGGTCGGGATCGAGTCGACCATCGTCGACCTGTCGCGCCTGGCGACGCACGGCCCGGTGCTGCTGCGCCCCGGCCACATCAGCGCCGAAGCGATCGCCGCCGTCATCGACGCGCTGCCGGCCGCTCCGGACGCCGCCGCCCCGCGCGCTTCCGGCACCCTGGAATCGCACTACGCGCCGCACACGCCGGTGGCCATGCAGGGCAGCCATGAGATTGCCGGCACCCTCGCACGATTGAAGGACGCGGGAAAAAATGTCGCTTTGATACACTACTCGCACTTCCCGGATGTGTTCGCTGAGAGTCAGTTACCCACAAGCCCGGAAGGTTTCGCACACGCACTTTATGCGGCGCTGCGCGCGATGGATACGGCCGGGGCCGACCTGATACTGGTCGAGGCACCGCCGCAGGACGATGCCTGGCTGGGCGTAAACGACCGTTTGCGCCGCGCAGCGCATGGATCGACCGGCATCGTGCACGGCCTGCTCAACCACGAACCATTTTCCTGACGGACTAAACATGCGCCTCGCCTTTGCTGCCCTCCTCACCCTATCATTAACGGCTTGTGGAGGCAGCGACGACGCGCCTGCCCCGACGCCGACGCCCACCCCGACGCCTACCCCGACCCCGACTCCCACCCCGACGCCAACACCCACCCCGGCGCCGGCGCGCGGCAGCGTGATCGGCGGCGGCGCCGCCGTGATGCCGGTCAGCGCCAACGGCGCCAACATCACGACCCTGGAGCCGGCCGTGTTCAGCAAGCTGCTCGACACGCTCAAGGGCGGCACCACGGCCCTCACGGGCGACCTCAAGTGCGCCGTGACGACCTACAAGGTGCGCTACAACACCGTCGGCGGCATCAGCGAGGCGACCGACGCCAGCACCGCCATCATGGTGCCGTCCGGCAGCGCTCCCGAGTGCAGCGGCGCGCGTCCGGTGCTGCTGTACGCGCACGGCACCACGTCCGACCGGAACTACGACATGTCGACCCTGAGCAGCACCGAGTCGCGCCTGGTCGCCGCCATGTTCGCCGCGCGCGGGTTCATCGTGGTCGCGCCCAACTACGCCGGCTACGACAGCTCGACCCTGGCTTACCATCCGTATCTCGATGGCGCCCAGCAATCGAACGACATGATCGATGGCTTGCGCGCCGCGCGCAGCGTGTTCGGCGCCGTCAAAACCAGCGACTCCGGCAAGCTGTTCGTGACCGGCTACTCGCAGGGCGGCTACGTGGCGGTCGCCACCCAGCGCGCCATGCAGAACCTGGCCGGTGAATTCAAGGTCACCGCCGCGGCCGGCATGTCCGGTCCGTATGCGCTGGCCCAGTTCGGCGACGACATGTTCAACGGCAAGCCAGGCAAGGGCAGCACCGGTTTCCTGCCGGCGCTGATCAATGCCGGCCAGCGCGCCAACGCCGGTGTGTACGGCGCCGCCAGCGACCTGTACGAAGCCCCGTTCGCCGCTGCGGTCGACAAATTCGCCAGCGGCGCCATTACCGTGGAAGAATTGCTCAAGACCCCGGGCTGGCCCGACAACGCCCTGTTCGCCAAGGATTCGCAGCCCCAGGCCGACGGCTACGGCGACGCGTTTGGCAGCGGCAACCTGTTCAAGACCAGCTACCGCAACGCCTACTTGGCCGACCTGAAAGCCCATCCGTGCAGTGTCACGGCCGGGGCCCCGCTGGCCTGCGCGCCCGGGCATCCGCTGCGCAAGCTGTTCGTCAAGAACGACCTGCGCACCTTCGCCCCGGCGGCGCCGCTGCTGCTGTGCGGCGGCCATGAAGACCGCACCGTGTCCTACCTGAACACGCGCGCCGCGGTCGACTATTTCCGCGCCGGCAGCGCCGCGTCGATGGTCACCGAGGTCGATCTCGAC of the Massilia violaceinigra genome contains:
- a CDS encoding alpha/beta hydrolase family protein; amino-acid sequence: MRLAFAALLTLSLTACGGSDDAPAPTPTPTPTPTPTPTPTPTPTPTPAPARGSVIGGGAAVMPVSANGANITTLEPAVFSKLLDTLKGGTTALTGDLKCAVTTYKVRYNTVGGISEATDASTAIMVPSGSAPECSGARPVLLYAHGTTSDRNYDMSTLSSTESRLVAAMFAARGFIVVAPNYAGYDSSTLAYHPYLDGAQQSNDMIDGLRAARSVFGAVKTSDSGKLFVTGYSQGGYVAVATQRAMQNLAGEFKVTAAAGMSGPYALAQFGDDMFNGKPGKGSTGFLPALINAGQRANAGVYGAASDLYEAPFAAAVDKFASGAITVEELLKTPGWPDNALFAKDSQPQADGYGDAFGSGNLFKTSYRNAYLADLKAHPCSVTAGAPLACAPGHPLRKLFVKNDLRTFAPAAPLLLCGGHEDRTVSYLNTRAAVDYFRAGSAASMVTEVDLDDTPGSTDPYRSVKVNFATAKLAVKLDAIKSGESGERAVADNYHAGLVAPFCLSAARGFFNAALAP